The DNA region GGGGTGCACGGCCAGTTCGCCCGTGGGCGGTTCGACGGGGTCGGTGTCCTCGAGCTGTGCGTAGCCGACGAGTTGGCCCTCCTGACGCAGAAGCAGATGCCGCACGCCCTCACGGCGTCCGCCGCGGAGCTGGAGCCTGCCCTGCTCGGAGAGGGGCGACTGACCGTCCGTGCGCGCCGACTCGTCGATCAGCGACTGCGCGTCCCGTACGACCTCGGTCGACGCCTCGTCCACTACCACCACGTCGCTCATGCCACGACTTTACGAGACGGCGGCAGCGGTCCACCTCCCGCCTGTCGCGAACGCGGGGAGATGTACTCAGGGTTCACGGCAGGTATGCGGCCCGTGTCCGGTCGGCGGCCGGCCCGGATGCGGCCTCTTGGCGCGGCACGCGGCAGGTACGCGGCGGCTACGGACCCGCTGGGTGGCGACTACGAGGCGACTACGAGGAGGACCCGTACAGGCCGCAGGTGTACGGGCAGCCGGTGTACGGGCGGGGCCGGGCGCCTCGGCCGGGCCGGGCGCCCGGAGCCTTCCCGGAGTCTCAAGAGGCCGCTCCGTAAGGCGACTTGGCGCGTGCCTCACGCAGCGCGCTCCCCCACCATTCGAGCTGACCCAGCATCCGCGCGGCGGCGGCCGAGCTGCCCGCCTCGTCACGGGGGCGCCCGTCACGGTCGAAGCGCTCCCAGGCCATGTGGAAGCTGAGGGTCTCGCGGACGGTGACGGCGTGCAGTTCGGCGAAGACCTGGCGCAGATGCTCAACTGCCCGCTGCCCACCGGCCATACCGCCGTACGAGACGAACCCGGCGGGCTTGGCCTGCCACTCGTCGCGGAACCAGTCGATCGTGTTCTTCAGCGGAGCCGGAAAGCTGTGGTTGTACTCGGGCGTCACGACCACGAAGGCGTCGGCGGCGGCCAGCCGCCGGGACAGCCGGGTGTGCACGGCCTCCACCGCGGGCGGCATCGGTGCGCCGAACTTCGTGAAGGCGACAGGGAGTTCGTGCTCGGCTTCGGCGAGATCGATGACGTCGACCTCGTAGGCCCCGTGCTTCCGCGCCTCCTCGGCGAACCAGCGCGAGACGACCGGCCCGAAGCGCCCCTCCCGGACGCTGCCGACGATCAAGGCGAGCCGCAGCAGGCCCGCGTCTCCCTGGCCGGTGCCTGCCCGGTCCACGTGAGGCTCCTCCGCTTGGATCGGTCCCGCTTCGACCGGCTCCGCTTCGACCGGTCCCGCTTCGACCGGCTCCGCTTCGTGGTTCTCCGCCGCGGTCGGCGCCGTGGTGTCGGCGGTGCCGGTGGGGTGCGCCGTGCTCACTGTGCCTGGCATGGGGTCTCTCCTCGTAGGCGGTGGTCGGGACGGACGCGCGTGCGCCGTCGGCGGACGCCGGACCTGACGGCCGCGACGGTGACGGTGACGCGGCCTCGACGACCGCCCCCAGGCTCAGACATGAAGTTGAGTTGAAGTCAAGCTTCGGCTTCCGGCGCGGCTCCAGCCGGACCCGCCGCCCGGCAGGGCACCGGCGACCGGCCCGGCTCTCGCCCCGTTATGCGTCCCGCCGCCCGCCCGGCGGCGCCCCCGGTGCACCCGGCGGACCCGGCGGACCCGGCGGACCCGGCGCCCGACCCGGTCGCCCAGCCGCCTCCTCCTCCGCCTCCGGTTCCGGCCGCGGCGATCCCGGGAGGCTCAGCACCGCCACCGTGCCCCCGCCCTCCGCGGCCTCCAGCGTCACCTCGCCACCGGCCTGCCGTGCGGTTCGGGCCGCGATGGACAGCCCCAGACCCGACCCCGGCAGGCTCCGCGCCGACGGCGAACGCCAGAACCGGTCGAAGACGTAAGGCAGTTCGTCGTCGGCGATCCCCGGGCCGTGGTCGCGCACCCGCAGCGTCCCACCGGTCAGCTCCGCCTCGACCGTGCCGCCGTCCGGGCTGAACTTCACCGCGTTGTCCAGCAGGTTGACCACCGCCCGCTCCAGCGCCGCTGGTTCGCCGCACACGTACCAGGGCTCCGTGCGTACGGCGACCGTGATGCCGCCGCCGCGCAGCCGCACCCGTTCCGCCGCCCGCCGGGTGATCTCGTGCAGCGCGATGCCCGCGACCGGCCCGCCGCCCGGCGGCATCTCACGTGACAGCTCCTGCAAGTCCCCGACGAGCGCCGCGAGTTCGCTCATCTGCGCCCGTACCGACTCCAGCAGCGCCCGCCGGTCCTCACCCGGCAGCGAGCGTCCCGACTCCTCGGCCCTCACCAGCAGCTCGATGTTCGTACGCAGCGACGTCAGCGGTGTACGCAGCTCGTGCCCGGCGTCCGCGATGAGCTGCTGCTGGAGGACGCGGGAGGAGGCCAGCGCCTCGGTCATCGAGTTGAACGAGCGGGAGAGGCGGGCGATCTCGTCGTCTCCCTCGGCGGGGATGCTCACGCCGAGGTCCTCCGTACGGGCGATGTGCTCGACGGCACCGGTGAGCCGGTCCACGGGCCGCAGCCCCGCACGCGCCAGTACCACGCCTGCGCCCGCCGCCGCGAGCACTCCGGTGCCGCCGACCAGCGCCAGGATGAGGGCGAGATTGCGCAGCGACCTGTCGGTCTCGGTGAGCGGACGCGCCACGGAGACGGCGACATCCGTGCCCTCCACGGGAGTCGTCAGCACCCGGTAGTCGGTGCCGGAGCCGTCCTCGCTGCGGGCGGTGTGCACGGCCTCGGGCCGGCGGTGCTCCGCCACACGCTCGTCGCCCGACGTCACCTCCACCCTGCTGCCGACGATCACACAGCTCTTGCCGTGCTTGTCGACGACCTGGACCGTGGCGTCGAAGGGGTTCGGGGCACGCTCGTCCGCCGGTGAGCACTGCCCGGAACTGAGCTGGCCCACCACGAAGCTGGGGTCCACGCGGCTGTTGCTGCGCAGCGACTGGTCCAGCGAGCCGACCAGTTGGGCCCGCACGATGAACCAGCAGGCCGTCGCGCACGCCGCCACCGCGAGCGCCACCGTGACCGCCGCCAGCAGGGCCAGCCGTGAGCGCAGCGTCGGAACGGGAAGCCGCGGCCGGGCCATGCGGGGCCGGGGGAGCGGCGGCCGGGGGAGTCTCACGCCGCGTCGTCCTTGAGCACATAGCCCACGCCCCGCACGGTGTGCACCAGACGCGGCTCCCCCGCCGCCTCGGTCTTACGGCGCAGATACATCACGTACACGTCCAGGGAGTTGGACGACGGCTCGAAGTCGAAGCCCCACACGGCCTTGAGGATCTGCTCGCGAGTGAGCACCTGGCGGGGGTGGGAGAGGAACATCTCCAGCAGCGTGTACTCGGTGCGGCTCAGCTCCACCGTGCGAGCGCCCCTGGTCACCTCCATCGTCCCGAGGTCCATCCGCAGGTCGCCGAAGGAGAGGGAGTCCGTCCCGGGGCGGTCGGCACGGGTGCCGCCCCCGCCCTGGACGGCTGCCGTGTCGTGGCCGGTGCCCGCGGGCTCCTGCGCGTACGAGTTGCGCCGCAGCAACGCCCGTATGCGGGCGAGGAGTTCGTCCAGCTCGAACGGCTTGACGAGATAGTCGTCGGCACCCGCGTCCAGCCCCGTCACGCGGTCGCCGACGGTGTCCCGCGCGGTCAGCATCAGGATCGGGACGCGACTGCCGCTCTCGCGGAGACGCCGGGCGACGGTCAGCCCGTCCAGCCTCGGCATCAGCACATCGAGCAGTACCAGGTCCGGCTCGTACGCCGCGGTCTTCTCCAGGGCGTCGAGCCCGTCCTCGGCGAGTTCGGTGCCGTAGCCCTCGAAGGTGAGACTGCGCCTCAGCGCGTCCCGCACGGCGGGCTCGTCGTCGACGATCAGCACCTTCATGACCACCATGGGCCCAAGCCTCGCATTCGGTGCGGGCGAACCCCGTGTCAGGCGTGTCACACGCGGGCGTGCGCTCGTGGCTCAGCGCCGTGCCGGTGCCCCGGGCGGTCGTCGCCAGCGAGGCAGCTCCGCGTCACCGCTTCGTCCGTGCCTTGTCAGCACCGGATCAGCACCTCGTCAGCACTGCGGTCAGCGCTTGGGCGGTTCCCCGCATCCGCAGGAACGCCGTACGACCAGCCCCGCCGGGAACTGCCGTACCCGCTGGCGCCGCGACCCCGCGACCCGCAGCCCGTCGTCCAGCACCAGCTCGACCGCGGCCTTCGCCATGCCCTCGCGGTCCGAGCCGACGGTCGTCAGCGGCGGGTCCGTCAGCGCCGCCTCCT from Streptomyces marispadix includes:
- a CDS encoding NADPH-dependent FMN reductase, producing MPGTVSTAHPTGTADTTAPTAAENHEAEPVEAGPVEAEPVEAGPIQAEEPHVDRAGTGQGDAGLLRLALIVGSVREGRFGPVVSRWFAEEARKHGAYEVDVIDLAEAEHELPVAFTKFGAPMPPAVEAVHTRLSRRLAAADAFVVVTPEYNHSFPAPLKNTIDWFRDEWQAKPAGFVSYGGMAGGQRAVEHLRQVFAELHAVTVRETLSFHMAWERFDRDGRPRDEAGSSAAAARMLGQLEWWGSALREARAKSPYGAAS
- a CDS encoding HAMP domain-containing sensor histidine kinase; translated protein: MARPRLPVPTLRSRLALLAAVTVALAVAACATACWFIVRAQLVGSLDQSLRSNSRVDPSFVVGQLSSGQCSPADERAPNPFDATVQVVDKHGKSCVIVGSRVEVTSGDERVAEHRRPEAVHTARSEDGSGTDYRVLTTPVEGTDVAVSVARPLTETDRSLRNLALILALVGGTGVLAAAGAGVVLARAGLRPVDRLTGAVEHIARTEDLGVSIPAEGDDEIARLSRSFNSMTEALASSRVLQQQLIADAGHELRTPLTSLRTNIELLVRAEESGRSLPGEDRRALLESVRAQMSELAALVGDLQELSREMPPGGGPVAGIALHEITRRAAERVRLRGGGITVAVRTEPWYVCGEPAALERAVVNLLDNAVKFSPDGGTVEAELTGGTLRVRDHGPGIADDELPYVFDRFWRSPSARSLPGSGLGLSIAARTARQAGGEVTLEAAEGGGTVAVLSLPGSPRPEPEAEEEAAGRPGRAPGPPGPPGPPGAPGAPPGGRRDA
- a CDS encoding response regulator transcription factor, which encodes MVVMKVLIVDDEPAVRDALRRSLTFEGYGTELAEDGLDALEKTAAYEPDLVLLDVLMPRLDGLTVARRLRESGSRVPILMLTARDTVGDRVTGLDAGADDYLVKPFELDELLARIRALLRRNSYAQEPAGTGHDTAAVQGGGGTRADRPGTDSLSFGDLRMDLGTMEVTRGARTVELSRTEYTLLEMFLSHPRQVLTREQILKAVWGFDFEPSSNSLDVYVMYLRRKTEAAGEPRLVHTVRGVGYVLKDDAA